A genome region from Vicinamibacterales bacterium includes the following:
- a CDS encoding 5'-3' exonuclease H3TH domain-containing protein, which yields MNVFLIDGTYELFRHFYAVPASSDTDGNEIGAVRGVLGSVVAMLEDGVTHIGVATDHVIESFRNGLWPGYKTGEGIDPVLHKQFHPLEEALSSMGVAVWPMEEFEADDGLASAAVKAAADEAVEQVFICTPDKDLAQCVVDNRVLQFDRRAGQLRDAKGVREKFGVSPSSIPDYLALMGDSADGFPGLPGWGHKSASTVLGHYGHLEQIPEKSDSWVVMVRGAKKLAQTLVEQREVALKFRDLATLREDAPVFDSVEQVRWVGPQASFFDLCAKMNMGRIYRRIDKLANHRQS from the coding sequence GTGAACGTCTTTCTCATCGATGGCACATATGAGTTATTTAGGCACTTCTATGCGGTGCCTGCATCATCAGATACCGATGGTAATGAAATCGGCGCTGTGCGTGGTGTGCTCGGTTCGGTCGTGGCGATGCTAGAAGACGGTGTTACCCACATTGGGGTTGCAACGGATCACGTCATTGAATCGTTTCGTAACGGGCTCTGGCCAGGCTACAAGACGGGTGAGGGGATTGACCCAGTTCTTCACAAGCAGTTCCATCCTTTAGAGGAGGCGCTATCTTCGATGGGAGTGGCAGTCTGGCCGATGGAGGAGTTTGAGGCGGATGACGGGCTGGCGTCGGCTGCGGTGAAAGCGGCAGCTGACGAGGCAGTGGAACAAGTGTTTATCTGTACCCCTGACAAAGACCTTGCTCAGTGTGTCGTTGATAACCGTGTCCTACAGTTCGATCGTCGCGCTGGTCAATTGCGCGATGCCAAAGGGGTACGTGAAAAATTCGGTGTTTCACCGAGCTCAATTCCTGACTATTTGGCCCTGATGGGGGATTCAGCTGATGGTTTTCCCGGCCTCCCCGGGTGGGGGCACAAGTCAGCGAGTACTGTCTTGGGCCATTATGGACATTTGGAGCAAATTCCCGAGAAATCCGATTCTTGGGTTGTGATGGTGCGAGGCGCTAAGAAGTTAGCGCAAACGCTGGTTGAACAACGTGAGGTTGCCCTGAAGTTCAGAGACCTTGCAACCTTGCGGGAAGATGCACCAGTTTTTGATTCCGTCGAACAGGTTCGATGGGTTGGTCCTCAGGCAAGCTTTTTTGACCTCTGCGCAAAGATGAATATGGGTAGAATCTATCGACGGATTGACAAATTGGCAAACCACCGACAGTCGTAA
- the lipA gene encoding lipoyl synthase, with protein MTSSVPLLRGRPMRGVSPPREPKPPWLKVRAPGSAGYRRLNQLVQSLNLHTVCAEANCPNIGECWDQGTATFMILGDVCTRSCGYCNVVHGRPQALDPNEPNRVGRAVASLRLDHVVITSVDRDDLPDGGASAFAATVRAIRSARPECRIELLIPDLKGQNLALKTVLAEKPDVLNHNIETVRRLYRSVRPAGRYDLALDLLARAAHFTPTIPTKSGLMVGLGETIDEVIETMADLRKHGCRILTVGQYLQPSPANVPLARYYEPKEFSEIKRVACGLGFHHVESGPLVRSSYHAQEQAGAATRAAQ; from the coding sequence ATGACTTCGAGTGTACCGTTGCTACGCGGGCGGCCGATGCGCGGAGTTTCACCACCCCGCGAGCCGAAACCACCCTGGCTGAAGGTCAGAGCCCCTGGCTCGGCGGGTTATCGGCGACTCAATCAACTCGTCCAGTCCTTGAATCTGCACACGGTCTGCGCAGAGGCAAATTGTCCAAACATTGGCGAGTGCTGGGATCAGGGCACCGCAACCTTCATGATTTTGGGTGACGTCTGCACCCGTTCATGCGGCTACTGCAACGTCGTGCATGGTCGGCCACAAGCGCTGGACCCCAATGAACCCAACCGCGTGGGACGTGCTGTCGCGTCGCTTAGACTCGACCATGTTGTCATTACGTCGGTTGACCGTGACGACCTGCCGGACGGCGGGGCTTCAGCATTCGCTGCAACCGTTCGCGCGATACGGAGTGCCAGACCAGAGTGTCGCATCGAACTTTTGATTCCCGATCTTAAAGGCCAGAATCTTGCACTAAAGACGGTCCTTGCAGAGAAACCCGACGTGTTAAATCACAACATCGAGACCGTGCGCCGGCTATACCGCTCCGTCCGACCGGCTGGGCGATACGACCTTGCCCTCGATCTACTCGCACGCGCTGCACACTTTACCCCCACAATCCCTACCAAATCTGGTTTGATGGTCGGCCTCGGCGAAACAATAGACGAGGTTATCGAAACGATGGCCGATCTACGAAAACACGGTTGCCGCATACTTACCGTGGGTCAGTATCTTCAACCTTCTCCAGCGAATGTGCCCTTAGCGCGTTACTACGAACCGAAGGAGTTTTCGGAGATTAAGCGTGTGGCCTGTGGCCTCGGCTTCCATCACGTCGAATCAGGACCACTGGTAAGAAGCTCCTATCATGCCCAAGAACAGGCCGGTGCGGCCACGCGCGCGGCGCAATAA